AACTAAAGGCAGCGGCCGCCAAGCGCAAGGAGGTGAACAGACTGAGTGAGTTGACCAAAATCGAGGTCGGGGTCTAACATTTTGGCAGGGTCGTTTTGTCCGAAAACGACTGAAGCATTACAGAGGCCATTATCATTAATCAGGAAAAGGCGACCTAGCCTAACCACGCCTCTATCAATGGTTGAAACCGGCAATCACTGAAATCCCAGGCGTGAACAAAGAATGAACGTAGGAGGTGACTGACAGTGAAGTGCAAGTACAGAATGGCCGTAGCCTTTCTTTTGATCCTGGCTCTCCTGGTGCCGCTTTCGTCCTTGGGTTGTGGTGGTGGAGGAGGAGACGAGAGGGTAACTATCGTTGTAGGCCAGATGACCGATCTTACAGGGATAGCCTCACCGGCGTTTAAGCAGCTCACTTACGTAACGCAGGACATGGCCAGATATTTCAACGATGAAGGCCTTATCCCTGGGGCAAAGATCGAAGTGCTCCCATACGATACTAAGTACGATCCTAGCCGGTACATACCCGGCTACGACTGGCTGAAGTCGAAGGGGGCCAAAGCAATTATTACTATACTTGCAGACGTAGCCGAGGTATTGAAACCCTTTGCCGAGAGGGACAAGATCCCTATAGTCTCCTTTTCAGTCACCGAGAATCTGTATAATCCTCCGGGATGGGCATTTGGCCTTTCAGGCAGCCTGAATGACGGATCGAAGACCCTATTGAAATGGGTCAGGGAAAATGACTGGAAAGGCGAGGGGATTCCTAAGATTGGCCTGACGTACTGGGCCACAGCACAGGCCGAGGATGTTGGAAAGACAGTAGAGGCATACTTGCGCGACCGTCCAGACCTGTATCAGTGGGGCGGCTGTTATACTGCTCCCCCGGGCACGGTGAACTGGAGAACTCAAGCACAGAGGCTAAAAGACTGCGATTATATAGCTACGACCTCTGGCACCATGCTGGGTTACTTCTTGAGGGACCTTGAAAGCGTTGGCTCCAACGCGACGGTTATTGATTGCCTCGCTAGCATGGGTTCTTACAGAAAGTTTTACGCAGATCTGGTTGGCTGGGATGTCCTGGATGGATGCTATTCCACCTCTAACTCTTTCTATTGGACTGACTCGGACCCCATCGTCGATCTGGCCAAGACGGCCGTTCACCGATACCGCTCATCGTCGGAGGCTGCGGAAATCATCGCTGCTGGCCAAGGTTATGTGGGCGTGGCAGCCATGTTGGTCACCATCTTCGAAATCCTGCAGCAGACAGTAGAAAAGGTGGGGGCGGAGAATTTCAGTGGTCAAGCCTACTATGATGCCGCCAAGAAGTACAAGACTACCAGTCCCATGTGGCAAAACTACCCGGAATTTGGCTTCGGCGAGACCAAACGCTTGCTAATGGATCAATGCCTGATAACCGGATTCAAGGGCGGCGCTGTGAAAGACTACGTGACTCTCAGTGGTTGGCTGCCAGCTCCACCCGTAGAGGATTGAGGAGGGGGTGGTGGAACCCCTTCGATCGCGGATCGTCTCCTTGATTTGGGGTATTGGGCAGGGCAAGTTGGAAACTAGGTATAAATGCCTATTGCCCGAATAGGCAGTATGGCGGAAGGCAGTCTGGGCGTTGGGTGGTAAACTAGGTATTGAGCGTGATAGGGCAGCACGTTACAGGGGAGGTGGGAGACGAGTACAAGGGCTGCCGGACGTTAAAAGGAAATTTAATTAGCTTATCTCCACCAAAAGACTCACCTCCCCACTGCCCAATAGCCCAGGCCTCTCAGAGGCCTTTTTTATTATCTTGGTCACGTAATCAGCCTTGCCTGCTGGTTGCTGTCTATATGTTAGCTTAGCCACCCTATATCTCACCAGCACAGTTCTTCTTGTCTCGCGCCTAGAAATCAGGCTTGCACCCGAGGCATAAGCCCTGTCAACAGCCGCGCCTTCATCGATCCTTGGGCGGAGAATTCATTTTCTGTCAGCCTCCTCGCCTTTTGCTCCTGCCCTTGAACCAGTAAACCGGAGACAATAAAGCAAAGGTAATGCCCGACCGCCGCATCATCATGGCCAGCAGCCGATAGAACCCACCTGAATCGAGGTACATATTGGTGGAGAAGCTGCCCATCAGTTTCCC
The Chloroflexota bacterium DNA segment above includes these coding regions:
- a CDS encoding ABC transporter substrate-binding protein; protein product: MKCKYRMAVAFLLILALLVPLSSLGCGGGGGDERVTIVVGQMTDLTGIASPAFKQLTYVTQDMARYFNDEGLIPGAKIEVLPYDTKYDPSRYIPGYDWLKSKGAKAIITILADVAEVLKPFAERDKIPIVSFSVTENLYNPPGWAFGLSGSLNDGSKTLLKWVRENDWKGEGIPKIGLTYWATAQAEDVGKTVEAYLRDRPDLYQWGGCYTAPPGTVNWRTQAQRLKDCDYIATTSGTMLGYFLRDLESVGSNATVIDCLASMGSYRKFYADLVGWDVLDGCYSTSNSFYWTDSDPIVDLAKTAVHRYRSSSEAAEIIAAGQGYVGVAAMLVTIFEILQQTVEKVGAENFSGQAYYDAAKKYKTTSPMWQNYPEFGFGETKRLLMDQCLITGFKGGAVKDYVTLSGWLPAPPVED